TATCCCGCCCCAGCGCCAGCACATCAAAATTATGGCGCAACCGCCAGCCGAAAACGGAAACAACAGCGATAATCACAATAGCTGCAATAAGAACATTGCCGTTGTAATTGTTGAAATTGGCGAAATATTTGTCTGTCAGGATGACAGAATCATTCGGATCCATCATCCGGTTGAGCAGGCTGTTCAGACTACCGAACAATACGCCGAAGACAATACCGGTCAGCAGCACAAGATGCAGGCTGCGCCCTGTGCCGGAAAACAGCCATTGAAACAGGTTAACGGCGAAAACAGTCAGCAGTGCGGTTTCGATGAAAAAGCCGCTTGTGTCATTAAACCAGCCGAGATGAAACGTCCCGGCGGCAAAGACAATCACTGTCTGGATAAGCTGGTAAAGCCGGTCAAACCCCATGATAGCCGGGGTGAGAATGCGGTTGTGGGTGATGGTCTGGAACAGTACCGTTGAAACCGCAATGGCATAGGCAACCACTACAAGGCTCAGCAGGCGCTGGCCGCGCAGGGAAAGCGCATAGCCCCACGCGCCTTTAATGTTGTAAAACATGAAGAAGGCTGAAAATATCAGCGCGATAACGGTCAGAACCGTAAGAAGACAGCGGGATGACAGTTTAGGCAAGGCGGTTTCCTTTACGCAAAAGCAGATAAAGGAAAATGACACTGCCGACAACGCCCATTGTCGCGCCGATTGGTATTTCATAGGGATAGCGGATAATCCGCCCGAGAATATCACAGGCGAGCACCAGCCCCGCGCCGCAAAGCGCTGTCCATGGCAGGGTGCGGCGCATATTATCGCCCATGGCAAGCGCCACAATATTGGGCACAATCAGCCCCAGAAACGGAATTTGCCCGACGGTGACAACAATTGCCGCTGTGACAAGCGCCACGATAATCAGCCCCAGTGTCATCACCGTGCGATAATTGACACCCAGATTGGTGGTAAACGCTTCCCCCAGACCGGCGACGGTGAACCGGTCGGCGGCAATATAGGCGGTAACCGCCAGCGGCAAGGTCAACCACAGCAGTTCATAACGCCCTTGCATGATGGCGGAAAAATCTCCCATCGTCCAGGCGAGCAGGGATTGTATCATGTCATGGCGATAGGCGAAAAACATTGTTACTGCCCAGATAATGCCGCCGAGCATAATGCCGACAAGCGGTACAACCAGCACGGAATGCAGCGGGAGACGTTGTAAAATCGTCATGAACAGCGCTGTACCTGCCAGTGCGAACGCTGTGATAACAAGCATTTTGGCAAAAACCGGCAGCCCTGGCAGATAAAGTGCAACAATAAGCAGGCCGAGAGAAGCGGATTGCATCGTGCCGGCCGTTGCCGGTTCAACAAAGCGGTTGCGGGTCAGCAGTTGCATGATGGTGCCGGTTATCGCCATGGCCATACCGGCAAGGGCCAGCGCCAGCGTGCGCGGCAGCCGTGTCGCCCGGAAAACTTCCCACATATCCCCGTCACCGGCCAGAAGCCGGTCAAGCGGCATGTCCAGCACGCCAGTAAACAGGCTGCAGGCCATCAGTGCCAGAACAAGAACAAGACCGGGAATGAGCTTTTTCATGGAGTGCGCGTCATCTGGTTATGGAAAAGCGGCGATACTCAAACCGCCGCTGTCTCTCTTTAATATAGTTGACTTTTCCATTCAAGAAAACATTTTACTTGAACGCCGCGGCAATCTGTTCCGCCGTTTCGTGCAGGCCGGAAAGGCTGCCGCCGACCAGATACCAGTTTTGCGGGTCAAGATAGATAATATGCTTGCGCTGTGCCGCTTTGGTTTTGTTGACAATCACATTGTCAAGCAATTGGCTGGCTGCCTGCCCTTCGCGCCCGATTGCCGCGTCACGGTCAATGACAAACAGCCAGTCAGGATTGGTTTTGAGAATATATTCCGCGGCAACCGGCTGGCCGTGATTGCCGACGGAGAGATCAGGATCGGCCGGTACGATACCAAAGCCGCTATAGAGCAGGCCGAAGCGTGAACCGGGGCCGAAGGCGCTCATCCTGCCGCCGGTGGTGAGGATAAGCAGGCCGTTGCCTTTGCCTGCGGTCAGTTTTTTGATATCTGCCAGTGTGGCCTCAAGCTTGCTGATTTCAGCTTTCGCCTGCTCCTGCCTGTCAAAAATCTGACCGAGCAGGGTGACGTTACGTGTCACATCGCTCAAATAATTGTCGGTGCTGACGGTGAGATCGATTGTCGGGGCGATTTTTGCCAGTTCCGCATATTTGGCTTGCGAACGGCCGGCGACAATAATCATATCCGGTTCAAGACTGGCGACAGTTTCATAATCCGGCTCGAACAGGGTGCCGGCGCGAGTGTAGCTTTTGTCTTCATAAGCCTTGATATAGGCGGGATAAGCTACCCCGCCCGGCACACCGATGATACCGCTGACACCAAGCCGGTTGAGGGTATCGATGGAAGCAAGATCAAAAACAACAATTTTCTTTGGCGTGGAAGCGATTTGTGTTGTGCCGGAGCTGTGTTTTACGGTGACAGTTTCTGCCTGCGCGCCAGTCAGGGTTGTTGCCAGAACTGCAAATGCAGCAAGGACAAACGTTAAAAACGAATGCTTTTTCATGGAAATTATCCTTTAAAATGTTGCCGTGAGCGAAAGCCAGAAGCGGCGGCCTTCCACTACGTCATTGAACTGGTCAACGCCAATACGTTTGTCAAACAGGTTGTAAACGGCGGCATTCATCCGCAGATTGTCGTTGATGTTGTAAGTCGCGCCGATGTCAAAGGTGAAATAGTCGTCATATTGACGCGCGACCACCTTGCCATCGCGTGTTATGGGCTTGCCTGTGCTGCCGATACGCAGGCCGGCATTGGTTTCCTTGCCGTGATAACTGGCAGCGCCCCAGGCGGAAAGGTTTTCAACCGGTGTCTGCCAGTCAGCGCGGATATTGGCCATATGTTCGGGCGTGCGCGCCAGCGGCAGGCCTCTGTAATCACCGGTTTTCTGCTCTGAATCCGTATAGGTGTAATTGGCGCGGAATGTCAGCGTTTCAGTGGCGCGCCATGTGCCGGTCAGCTCCACCCCCTGCATGACGGCCTTGTCAATATTGAGGCTTTCCCATAGCACATAATTGGGGTTGACATTCCATTCAACCTGATTGCCATCGGCATCAATCACCTGGCGGTTGGTGATTTTATCCTTGAAATCCGTATAGAAATACGTTGCGCCCAGTTGCAGATTGTCGAGATTATCCCAAAGGGCGGTGAACTCGTAGCTGGTGCTTTTTTCTGCCTGCAGGCCGGGTGAACTGACAATCACCCCGCAGCGGTTGCGCCCTGAAGGTGGGTTCTTGCCATAATAACAGCCGCCACCACCGGTAGTATAGGCATAACCCGGGGCGATGGAACGGATTTCAGGGGCGCGGAAACCGGTGGAGACGCCGCCCTTGAGGGTGACATTCCCGGTTGCGTGCCAGACAGCATAGCCGCGCGGGCTCCAGTGACTGCCGTAAACTTCATGGTGATCCATGCGAATGCCGCCGGTCAGGGCGAAATCATCGCTCAGCCACCATTCATCCTCACCGAACAAGGCCCATTGGTCAATGCCGAATTTTTCGTTGACTTCATTGCGCATTCCCGGGTTCTGATCTGTCAGGCGGCTGTCAATATACTGGCCGCCGGTGACCAGCGTATGGTTGCCATAAAGCTCAAACGGCGTGGTGAACTTGCCGTCATAAACCGTGTTGCGGATTTTCGGTTCCCGCAGGTTAAAGCCATAATGTGCCGGTTTGGACTCTGTGCCCGCAATCCAGCCGTAGTTTTTGCGTTGGGCGATTTCCTGCAACACGGAAAATTCAGCTGTTGTCCAGTCAAACCGGCCGGTATAACTCATCGACCAGTGGTCACGGTTATTGATGTTGTGATTGTCTTTGGCGCCCGCTTCCAGTGTATCGCCGTTATTTGCAAACCGGCGCAGGCGGGTGTGGCCTGCTTCAAAAACAAAATCATTGTTTTCATTGGGGGTGATGGTGATACGGCCGGTAACGTCGACTTCTTTCTTTTCCGGTGTGCCGGAGATGATCCTGTCTTCCTGCCGGTTCAGGCCGCGCCCCCATAGCTGCATGCCGATCACATCATTGACCAGCGGCCCGGCGAGGTAAGTGCTGCCCTGCAGGGTGTTGCCGTAGCGGCTGTGCTGATTGGCTGTGCCGTCAACGGTGAAGGAACCTGTCCATTTTTCCGGGACTTTGCGGGTGATGATGTTGATAACGCCGCCCATGGCGTCTGAGCCATAGAGCGACGACATCGGGCCGCGCACCACTTCAATACGCTCAATGGCTGCCGCTGGCGGGATAAAGCTTTGCTCAAAACCGGAAATTGTGCTGTTGGTGCGCGCGTCACGGGTGCTTTGCCGCTTGCCGTCAACCAGAATCAGCGTATACGCGCCCGGCAGGCCGCGAATATAAATGTCTTGTGTGCTTGCGCCGCCGGTGACGGCAACGCCCTGCACAGTGCGCAGGGTATCGGTCAGATCGCGGAACGGGCTTTTTTCAAGCTCGGCACGCGGAATAACGGAAATGCTGGCCGGGGCATCCTTGACCGTCTGCTCAAAACCGGTGGCGGTAATCACAACCGTGTCGAGCAGAGTGTTATCTGTGACGGTGCCGGTTTTTTGGGCCTGTTTTTCCGATGCCGGATTATCGGCGTTTTGTGCCAATGCCGGTGTAGAGATGAGAGGCGAGGCGCAGAGCGCCAGTGCAGTGGCCAGTAAAACCGGCTTGCTGTGTGTACGGATAGTATCGGGCATTATTGCCATATGATTTAACTCCTGAGTCAAGGGCAGGGGAAATCCTGATTGAAAACACTGTCTTAAAACATGATAAAAACAGTCCGCTTTTAAAAGAACAAAAATAACTTGATGTCAATAGTCAAGTTTTAGAATCGTTCCAGGCTGGGGGTGGAGCAGGGCGGAGATGAAGGATCTGCAAAAGAAAAACAGGGGCCTGGATTGTCAGCGTTTCGGCGGTGTTTTGTCTTCAAATGCCGGAAAGTGAATTTTATAATGCATGGTGATGATGCGGATTGCAGTGCCGATGACAATTGCCGCCCATGTCGCCCATACGGCGGGAAGTATGCCAAGCGGCCCCAGCACCGCAATACCGGCGCCGACAATGGCTGCACTGGCATAAATATCGCGTGAGAAGATCACCGGTGAACGCCCGGCCAGTATATCGCGCAGCGCCCCGCCGCCGACAGCGCTCAGACAGCCCATGATGATCGACAGCTGGATATTCCCTGTGTGCCGAAATGTTTTTTCTGCACCGAACGCGGCAAAAAAGCCTAGGCCCAAAGCATCCAGCCAGAGCGTGGGCTTTTCCATTTTAATGATGGTTGAGTGGAATATAACCCCGATTGTCACCGCCACAATAACAGCAAGGCCATAGACAGGATTGACAAGGCCGGCCGGTGGCGTTGCATTGATGATGACATCACGCATGACACCGCCGCCGACGGCGGTGACAAAGGCCAGCACAAAAACACCGAAAATATCAAAGTTTTTTCGGATGCCGGCTGTTACACCACTCAGGGCAAAAACAAAGGTGCCGATAATATCAATAAAATCCAGAGCGGACATTACAAGAACTCAATGCTGTTGATTATAGGACTGAGCGCTTTCATACAGATTGCCGTAAAAAATGCAAATAAAAAGACAATTGCAGGATCAATGAAAGAAAAATTCCCGTTTCTGACAGCAGAAACGGGAATTTTTCGATATTATTTATCATCTTCCAGGGAAACAGCGACATTGGCGTTGGCGGAAAGGCGCACAGTTTTGCCCTCAACACCGGCAACAAGCCCCATGGAAATATAATGGTGTTTGCCATCCATATGGCCGCTGTCTTTTTTGGTCAGCTTGATGCGGCCGTTTTCGATATGGTCAACCGTGCCGACATGAACGCCATCCGCGCCGATGACTTCATAATGTTCTTTAATATCTTCAATCTTTACCATTTTATATCTCCTGAGTGTGGAGGGACAATGCCCCTTTTATACAAGATATAATGCGGGATAGCGGTATAAAGATGCCTGTTTAAAATATTTTATTGCCGTAAAATCTGCCGCTCCTGCCCGGCAACGATGTTTTTGTTATCAACAATGCCGCGGCGGATAAGCGCGCAATGCCATGTTTTGTCAGTTTTCCGCCCGATTTCAAACAGATTGTAGGCGGCGGGCGGCTTATGCCCGCCAAAGCTTTGCGTTGCAGAAGCGACGCCGGCAACCGGCACCCCGCCATCTTTTCCAGGCAGGGAAGACAGGGTTGGCAAATGTGTGTGGCCATGCAGGACAAGCTCTGCCCCGTGAGCGGCAATCTCTGCCTGAAACCGTCGGATGCCCCATAAGCGTTTATGCCAGCTTGTGGCGTGGAAAAGCGGCGGATGGTGAATGATCACAATGCGGAAAAGCCCTTCCTCGCCGGTTCTCTGCAGGATTCTGCCCAGACGGAAGGCCTGCGGTTTGTCAAAAAAACCCGCCGCGCAGAAAGGCGGTGTAACGATAGCTGAAGAAACGCCAATCAGGGCGACCGGCCCGCGGCGGCGCAGCCAGGGGAAGAAAATATCGCCGTTTTCCGGCATGTCGCCGCGCATCCACGGGGCAAAAACGCGGCAGAACTGTTTCAGGCTGCCGCGCACATAAGCGTCATGATTGCCGGGAACAAGCGAAATGTCATCCACCGCGCCGAGCGGCTGCAACCAGTTTTTGGCATTGGCAAATTCCTGCGGCAAGGCGAGATTGACAAGGTCGCCGCTGATGACAGTATGGTCAACTGCCCGGCTTTGCCAGTCACGGACAAGGTGAGGGAGGGCGGCATTGGCCATTTCTCCCTTGCGGTTTAAACGCCAGTTCATGTAACCGGTAAGGCGCTTGCCTGTAAGTTGCCGCCAGGTGGGACGCGGTAGGGGGCTTAGGTGAATGTCAGACAAATGTGCCAGTCGAAACATCAGGGTACCTTGAATTGATACGGTTTTTCATGATGAACTGTCGTAACATGAAAATGCAAACAAAATAACAATCCCACTATAACATAATAAATGTTGTGGCAAAACAGCACAGGCCGGAGCGTAAAAAAGGGAAATTGCGTGCAATCTCCCTTTTTGATCAGCCGGTGTGGCAGAAGATCAGAAACGGTAGGTGATACCGACACCGATCAGCCACGGGTCAAGCTTAGCCTTGCCGTGGACACGGGTTGTGTCATTGAGACGGGCATTGTACTTCGGCTGCAGAAACAGTTTCTTGACATCCATGTTGAAGCCCCAGTGCTGGTCAAACATATAGTCGAAACCAACCTGTACTGCACCACCGAAGGTATCTTTGATGTGGAGACTGGAAATACGGGAGCCGCTTGCCAGGGAGTGGCCGTTGCCTTTTTCATTGTAGAAAATGGTGTAGTTGACACCGGCGCCGATGTAAGGCTTGAAAGCGCCGAAATTGGTGAAGTGGTACTGTGCCGTCAGGGTTGGCGGCAGAAGCCAGGTTTTACCGAGTTTGCCAAGCCCTGCCCCTTTCAGGAAACTGCCTTCACCGCCAATATGCGAGTAGGTGGTGCCAAGCACAAGTTCAGCCGCCAGATTGTCAGTGAAAAAGTAGGAAATATCGAGTTCCGGCACGACGGTGGATGAAAATTCCATGTCAGAACCGGCAATCCTGCCAGTGGGAAGGCTGACATGGCCTTTGTCACGCGGGACAACGCCGAGGGCGCGCACACGGACCTGCCATGGGCTTGGCGCTTGTGTGACGGCAAAAGGGGCGGCATTACCGGGGGCATGAACATCGGCGGCGGAAGCGGCCTGCATTCCAAGAACAAGGGCGGCAGCACTGACAGCTGTACCAGGAACAGATTTTTTCATATTTTTCTCCAGCTTGTAAAGTTTTTTACACATCTTTATCGAGCGCATATTTTGCGGAAATGCCAGATGCCTGCCTGCGACAAAATGACTTTTACGCAGAGTTTGAAGGAATTTATTTGCCACTGGTGCAGTCTTGCAACACGTTTGCTTTGATGCTATGGAAAATAATCTGTTCTGATAAGGGATATCCGCTTTATGCAAAGGTCAGTTTTCATTTTCATCCGACGATGATGCTTCCTGCCGCCACTGGTGGTTTGAAAAAACTGTTATTTGCCTAATTTTCAGGATTTACCCTTATGACATCCTCTTCCTTCAGCATTATACATGAGTTGCCCGTTCATGACGCGGTGATTGAAACTTTAAGCGCGCAAGCCTTTGGCCCGGCGCGGTTTACCCGTGCCGCTCATCTTGTCCGTGAACAGGGCGGCCATGCCCCTGCTCTTTCTTTCATTGCCTGCCGGGAAGAAGCGGTTGTCGGCTTTGTACGCATGACACCGATTGTCATCGGCGTGACAAAGGCGCTGATGCTGGGGCCGATTGTTGTTGACCCGGCAAGCAAAGGCATGCGTATTGGCGCGGAGCTGATGAACACAGCCCTGGCCGCCGCCGCGGATGCGCAATATCCGCTGGTGATTCTTGTCGGCGATGAGCCCTATTACCGCCGGTTTGGTTTTCAGCCTGTCGCGCCCGGCCGGATCATCCTGCCGGCGCCTGTCAACCCTGCCCGCCTGCTGGCCCGTGAATTGACCGCAGGAACATTGCAGGAGGCTGGCGGACTGGTGCGCCATGTAAACCGCGCATGAAACACTTTTATGTCAGAGGGGTATCGATTATAGATAAACAAAAAGGTTGCAATGAACCCTATTCCGCTTCAGGAATAGACGGGTAAGGATTCGGATAAAAGAAAGCGGTATCGTTCATGGCTCGTGATACAACGGACGACACGGAAATTAAAGATGTTGAAGCGCTGGCGGATTATCTGGCGCAGGGGTGCAAGCCGGCAGATCAATGGCGCATTGGCACGGAACACGAAAAATTCCCGTTTTATGTGAAAGATTTGCGCCCTGTGCCTTATGAAGGGGACAATGGCATTTGCGGCATCCGCGCCCTGCTTGAAGGGATGCAGGCGCAATTGCAATGGCAGCCGATCATGGATGAAGGCAGATTGATTGGCCTTGCCGAACCGCAGGGACGCGGCGCGATTTCGCTTGAGCCTGGCGGCCAGTTTGAACTTTCAGGCGCTCCGCTGGCAAATGTGCATGAGACGGCGGCAGAGGTGGAAACGCATTTCAGCCACCTGCGCAAGGTGGCAGAGCCGCTTGGTATCGGCTTTTTAGGGCTGGGCGCCAGTCCGCTGTGGACGCTGGCGGAGACGCCGGTCATGCCGAAGTCGCGCTACAGGATCATGACCGGTTATATGCCTAGGGTCGGCACGCTCGGGCTTGATATGATGTACCGCACGGCAACCATTCAGGTGAATCTCGATTTTGCCTCTGAAACGGATATGCGCCGTAAAATGCAGGTGGCGATGAAACTGCAATCGGTGGCGACGGCATTGTTTGCCTGCTCGCCTTTCACGGAAGGCAAACCCAACGGGTTTTTGTCATGGCGTTCGCAAATCTGGCGCGATACGGATAATGACCGTGCCGGTGTTTTGCCTTTTGTGTTTTCTCCCGATTTCGGCTTTGCCGATTATGTCGAATGGGCGCTGGATGTGCCGATGTATTTTGTGCTGCGTGACGGCCATTATCATGATGTGACGGATGTCACGTTCCGCCAGTTTATGGCTGGCGCGCTGAAGGGGCGGCTGGAACAAGGCCGCCCGACAATGGGCGATTGGGTCAACCATATTTCCACGCTGTTTCCTGAAGTGCGGCTCAAGCGTTTTCTGGAAATGCGTGGCGCGGATGACAGTTCGCGCGCCCATATCAGTGCGCTTTCAGCCTACTGGGTCGGGCTGCTTTATGACACGGCGGCTTTGGACGCGGCGGAAAACCTGACCCGTGACTGGCGCCTGGACGAGGTGCAGGCATTGCGTGATGCTGTCCCTGTTCAGGCATTGCAAACGCCATTCCGCACCACAACTGTGCTGGAGCTTGCCCGCGAGACGCTGAAAATCGCCCGTATGGGATTGCGCAACCGTGCCCGCCTGAACAGCACCGGCAAGGATGAAACGCATTATCTTGATGTGCTTGACACAGTTGTGGAAAAAGGGCGGACACAGGCGGAAATCATGCTTGCTGATTATCATCAGCGCTGGCATGATTCCGTTCTTCCGGTTTTTAAAGACTATGCCTTATGACAGACCTGTTTGAAGCTGCCGGGCAAAAAACCAATGCGGCGGAATTTACTGTTTCTGAACTTTCCGGCGCGCTGAAACGCACGGTGGAAGAAACGTTCGGCCATGTGCGGGTGCGGGGTGAAATTTCCGGTTATCGCGGGGCGCATGCTTCGGGGCACGCTTATTTTGCTCTCAAGGATGACAAGGCGCGGCTTGAAGCGGTGATCTGGCGCGGGGTGATGGGAAAGATGCGTTTTCCGCCGGAAGAGGGCATGGAGGTGATTGCCACCGGCAAATTGACCACCTATCCGGGTTCGTCCAGATATCAGATTGTGATTGAGTCGCTTGAGCCCGCGGGCGCGGGCGCATTGATGGTGCTGCTGGAAGAGCGCAAGCGCAAACTGGCGGCGGAAGGGCTGTTTGACGAGGCGCGCAAGCAACTGCTGCCTTTCATGCCGCAGGTGATCGGTGTGGTGACATCACCGACCGGCGCGGTTATCCGCGATATTATCCATCGCATTTCCGACCGTTTCCCGCTGCATATTCTGGTATGGCCGGTGCGGGTGCAGGGCGAGGGCAGCGGGGCGGAAGTAGCAGCGGCGATTAATGGTTTCAATGCTCTGGCCGAGGGGGGGGATATTCCCCGTCCCGATGTGATTATTGTCGCGCGCGGCGGCGGCAGCCTGGAAGATCTGTGGGGCTTTAATGATGAGGCGGTGGTGCGCGCGGTGGCGCAATCAGGCCTGCCGGTGATTTCCGCTGTCGGGCATGAGACCGACTGGACGCTGATTGATTATGCCGCTGACCGGCGCGCCCCGACACCGACAGGCGCTGCGGAAATGGCGGTGCCGGTCAAGGCGGAATTACAGGCGGGGCTTGCCTCGTTCAATGCGCGGCTGAAATCCGCCCTGTTGCGGGGCTTGCAATTCCGTCGCCAGCGGCTTGATGGTTTGCGCCGCGCTTTGCCAACGGTTGACCACCTGCTTGCTCTGCCGCGGCGGCGGTTTGATGAGGCGGCAAGCCGGCTGGCGCGGGCGCTGATAACCGGTGTGCGCCATAAGCAGAACCGGTTTGAAGGTTTCAGCCGTCAGCTTTCGCCCTATCTGGTGGCGCGTCCCGTGCAGGAAAAGCGCCGTTTGCTGACGCCGTTTGCCCGGCGCGCGGCGACAGCTTTTCAGCACAATGTTGCGCGCAACCGCCAGCGGCTGGCTGAATTGGCGCGGCTGATGAAAACACTGTCTTACGAAGATGTGCTGGAGCGTGGCTTTGCTTTGGTGCTGGACGGGGAAAAGACGCCGATGAAACGCGCTGCCGCAGTGCAGGCCGGTGAACATCTCACCTTGCGCTTTGCTGATGGTGAGGCGGCGGTGGTCCCTGCCGATGATGCGCCGGCACCCGCTCACCCGCGCAAACCGAAAGCTGCAAGGCCTTCCGGCCAGTCCGGCAGCGGGCAGGGAAGCCTGTTCTGAGATTATCCGCTTTTTTCAACTGATTACGCTTGTGACGTTGGTGCTGGCGGAATGTTATTTCCGCCAGTGCCTTGAATCATAATTTAGAATGAAGTGTCCGGTTCAACCTGAAATGCGCCGTTTTGATAAGCCACGAGCCGTATTCTGGTGCCCTTGGGCATATCCTTGCCGGTAATGCGCCAGATGGTGTCATCAATATGGGTATGGCCGCTGCCATTGTGCAGAGGCTCGCTCAAGGTTATCACCATGTCAAGCATTTCATCGGTACGGCGGTTGAGCAATGGCGCCTCGCTATGTTCAAGCTGCGCGGCAAAGCGCTGTGTTATCCACACAAGCACAACACACAGCAGCAGGAAAACGACAATCTGTGACTGCCAGCCGGCCAAAAGGCCGATTATATTGGCGAGCGCTGAAAAAATAGCCGTGATCAGGGCGGCGATACCGATCCAGACAAGAAAAACACCTGGAATCAGCAATTCCAGCAAAAGCAGGGCAAATCCGAGAATAACCCAGTTCCATAGTCCTGATATCGTCAACAGTTCCATAATTTTTCCGATTCTTCCTGTTTTGCTTCAGGATGTTTTCCGGCGCGGTGTGGTGGTTTCACTGGAAGGTGTTTCGCCGTTGCCGGAGAAAACTTCCCTGGCGATAGCGCCGATACCGCCGAGCGAACTGATGAGTGATGATGCTTCAAATGGCATCATGATGATTTTCTGGTTTTTGGCAGAGCCGATGCTGGTCAGCGCTTCAGTATATTTCTGTGCTACAAAGTAGTTGATGGCCTGCACGTCACCATTGGCAATGGCGACAGATACCATTTCCGTCGCCTTGGCTTCCGCCTCTGCCAGCCGCTCACGCGCTTCCGCCTCGCGATAGGCGGCTTCGCGCTTGCCTTCCGCTTCCAGAATTTGCGCCTGTTTCAGGCCTTCCGCGCGCAGGATGTTGGCGTTTCTGTCACCTTCGGCTTCCAGAATCTGGGCGCGTTTGACACGCTCCGCCTTCATCTGGCGCGCCATGGCGTCGGCAAGGTCACGCGGCGGCTCGATATCCTTGATTTCAATGCGGGTCATTTTCATGCCCCACGGGTGCGCTGCCTCGTCAATAACCCGTAACAGGCGCTCGTTGATGGCGTTGCGGTTGAACAATACCTCATCAAGGTCCATCGAGCCGACAACTGTACGGATGTTGGTCAGCGCAAGATTGATCAGCGCATATTCAAGATTGGCGACCTGATAGGCTGACTGGGCGGCATTGAGCACCTGATAGAAAGCAACGGCATCAACGGAAGCGGTCGCGTTATCATGGGTGATGACTTCCTGAGTGGGAATATCAAGGACCTGTTCCATCATGGAAACGCGTGCGCCGATCTTGTCGATAAATGGCACAATCAGGTTGAGTCCGGGTTGCAGGGTGCGGGTATAGCGGCCGAAGCGCTCAACTGTGTAGTTGGAACCTTGCGGTACGGTTTTGATACCGGCAAGAA
This is a stretch of genomic DNA from Candidatus Tokpelaia hoelldoblerii. It encodes these proteins:
- a CDS encoding Hypothetical protein (bhsal03830), with product MSALDFIDIIGTFVFALSGVTAGIRKNFDIFGVFVLAFVTAVGGGVMRDVIINATPPAGLVNPVYGLAVIVAVTIGVIFHSTIIKMEKPTLWLDALGLGFFAAFGAEKTFRHTGNIQLSIIMGCLSAVGGGALRDILAGRSPVIFSRDIYASAAIVGAGIAVLGPLGILPAVWATWAAIVIGTAIRIITMHYKIHFPAFEDKTPPKR
- a CDS encoding Hypothetical protein (bhsal03840), whose product is MVKIEDIKEHYEVIGADGVHVGTVDHIENGRIKLTKKDSGHMDGKHHYISMGLVAGVEGKTVRLSANANVAVSLEDDK
- a CDS encoding TonB-dependent receptor (bhsal03820) gives rise to the protein MAIMPDTIRTHSKPVLLATALALCASPLISTPALAQNADNPASEKQAQKTGTVTDNTLLDTVVITATGFEQTVKDAPASISVIPRAELEKSPFRDLTDTLRTVQGVAVTGGASTQDIYIRGLPGAYTLILVDGKRQSTRDARTNSTISGFEQSFIPPAAAIERIEVVRGPMSSLYGSDAMGGVINIITRKVPEKWTGSFTVDGTANQHSRYGNTLQGSTYLAGPLVNDVIGMQLWGRGLNRQEDRIISGTPEKKEVDVTGRITITPNENNDFVFEAGHTRLRRFANNGDTLEAGAKDNHNINNRDHWSMSYTGRFDWTTAEFSVLQEIAQRKNYGWIAGTESKPAHYGFNLREPKIRNTVYDGKFTTPFELYGNHTLVTGGQYIDSRLTDQNPGMRNEVNEKFGIDQWALFGEDEWWLSDDFALTGGIRMDHHEVYGSHWSPRGYAVWHATGNVTLKGGVSTGFRAPEIRSIAPGYAYTTGGGGCYYGKNPPSGRNRCGVIVSSPGLQAEKSTSYEFTALWDNLDNLQLGATYFYTDFKDKITNRQVIDADGNQVEWNVNPNYVLWESLNIDKAVMQGVELTGTWRATETLTFRANYTYTDSEQKTGDYRGLPLARTPEHMANIRADWQTPVENLSAWGAASYHGKETNAGLRIGSTGKPITRDGKVVARQYDDYFTFDIGATYNINDNLRMNAAVYNLFDKRIGVDQFNDVVEGRRFWLSLTATF
- a CDS encoding Hypothetical protein (bhsal03850), whose amino-acid sequence is MFRLAHLSDIHLSPLPRPTWRQLTGKRLTGYMNWRLNRKGEMANAALPHLVRDWQSRAVDHTVISGDLVNLALPQEFANAKNWLQPLGAVDDISLVPGNHDAYVRGSLKQFCRVFAPWMRGDMPENGDIFFPWLRRRGPVALIGVSSAIVTPPFCAAGFFDKPQAFRLGRILQRTGEEGLFRIVIIHHPPLFHATSWHKRLWGIRRFQAEIAAHGAELVLHGHTHLPTLSSLPGKDGGVPVAGVASATQSFGGHKPPAAYNLFEIGRKTDKTWHCALIRRGIVDNKNIVAGQERQILRQ
- a CDS encoding Transport system permease (bhsal03790); protein product: MPKLSSRCLLTVLTVIALIFSAFFMFYNIKGAWGYALSLRGQRLLSLVVVAYAIAVSTVLFQTITHNRILTPAIMGFDRLYQLIQTVIVFAAGTFHLGWFNDTSGFFIETALLTVFAVNLFQWLFSGTGRSLHLVLLTGIVFGVLFGSLNSLLNRMMDPNDSVILTDKYFANFNNYNGNVLIAAIVIIAVVSVFGWRLRHNFDVLALGRDMAINLGIDYRRSVRQILFLVTVLVSVSTALVGPVTFFGLLVANLAYLLCRSIQHRIILPVAVLLAVIFLVGGQFMLEYVFRFNVPLSIIIEFVGGIVFILLLLKGKMR
- a CDS encoding Iron compound ABC transporter permease protein (bhsal03800), with the protein product MKKLIPGLVLVLALMACSLFTGVLDMPLDRLLAGDGDMWEVFRATRLPRTLALALAGMAMAITGTIMQLLTRNRFVEPATAGTMQSASLGLLIVALYLPGLPVFAKMLVITAFALAGTALFMTILQRLPLHSVLVVPLVGIMLGGIIWAVTMFFAYRHDMIQSLLAWTMGDFSAIMQGRYELLWLTLPLAVTAYIAADRFTVAGLGEAFTTNLGVNYRTVMTLGLIIVALVTAAIVVTVGQIPFLGLIVPNIVALAMGDNMRRTLPWTALCGAGLVLACDILGRIIRYPYEIPIGATMGVVGSVIFLYLLLRKGNRLA
- a CDS encoding Periplasmic binding protein (bhsal03810); translated protein: MKKHSFLTFVLAAFAVLATTLTGAQAETVTVKHSSGTTQIASTPKKIVVFDLASIDTLNRLGVSGIIGVPGGVAYPAYIKAYEDKSYTRAGTLFEPDYETVASLEPDMIIVAGRSQAKYAELAKIAPTIDLTVSTDNYLSDVTRNVTLLGQIFDRQEQAKAEISKLEATLADIKKLTAGKGNGLLILTTGGRMSAFGPGSRFGLLYSGFGIVPADPDLSVGNHGQPVAAEYILKTNPDWLFVIDRDAAIGREGQAASQLLDNVIVNKTKAAQRKHIIYLDPQNWYLVGGSLSGLHETAEQIAAAFK